A window of Lodderomyces beijingensis strain CBS 14171 genome assembly, chromosome: 1 contains these coding sequences:
- a CDS encoding 60S ribosomal protein eL42: protein MVNVPKTRKTYCKGKECRKHTQHKVTQYKAGKASLFAQGKRRYDRKQKGYGGQTKPVFHKKAKTTKKVVLRLECVVCKTKAQLALKRCKHFELGGDKKQKGQALQF from the exons ATGG TTAACGTTCCAAAGACCAGAAAGACCTACTGTAAAGGTAAGGAATGTCGCAAACACACTCAACACAAGGTGACTCAATACAAGGCCGGTAAAGCCTCATTGTTTGCTCAAGGTAAGAGAAGATACGACAGGAAACAAAAGGGTTACGGTGGTCAAACCAAGCCAGTTTTCCACAAGAAGGCCAAGACCACCAAGAAGGTTGTTTTGAGATTGGAATGTGTCGTTTGCAAGACCAAGGCTCAATTGGCTTTGAAGAGATGTAAGCATTTCGAATTGGGTGGtgacaagaaacaaaaaggtCAAGCTTTGCAATTTTAA